The Synergistes jonesii genomic sequence AAGCCTGTCAGGCCGTCGACGGAGATAATGAAAATATCTTCGGTGCCGCGATTACGGATCTCGTTAAGGACACCGACCCAGTACTTGGCGCTCTCATTTCCGCCGACCCACAGGCCAAGGACTTCACGATGCCCGTCCAGTCTTGTCCCAATAGCAACATAAACGGCTTTCTTGACGGTTCGGCCGTCCTGCCTCACATTGAAATGCACGGCGTCCATAAAGACGACTGCATACTTTTTGGCCAGCGGCCGGTTCTGCCATTCTTTGGCAATCGGCAGAATTCGATCCGTCATTCGCGAAATCATTTCAGCAGAGGCATCCACACCGTAGATAGACTGCAGGTGAGCCGAGATATCCCGGGTCGTCATGCCTTTTGCATACATGGACAGGACCTGATCCTCTATATTTGAGATATCGGTCTGGTTCTTTTTGACTGACTGC encodes the following:
- a CDS encoding IS256 family transposase; the protein is MARQRKLTPERKALIQSLLSHYKPEDAQDVQAMLRDLLGDTIQQMLEAEMDDHLGYSKYDYKNKHTDDSRNGYSPKTVTSSAGDIPIDVPRDRKGDFEPQSVKKNQTDISNIEDQVLSMYAKGMTTRDISAHLQSIYGVDASAEMISRMTDRILPIAKEWQNRPLAKKYAVVFMDAVHFNVRQDGRTVKKAVYVAIGTRLDGHREVLGLWVGGNESAKYWVGVLNEIRNRGTEDIFIISVDGLTG